One Bacteroidota bacterium genomic window carries:
- a CDS encoding T9SS type A sorting domain-containing protein, giving the protein MKYKKIFFSLKKIIIILSILIITYSSKATIHIVKVWDGYAQFVSHANFSSDISIQLGDTVQWLPLDVPSMVHTITSTNIPAGAATFDQIWQAPADTFFQYVPTVAGLYEYECTPHAISFGMVGTITVLSNSTSIKANDTEKSAFQFYPNPTTGLIHTTESQSVFTYNVYDLSGKIRLSGQTLNEVNISDFKNGLYFLEIVGEKPQIIRIIKH; this is encoded by the coding sequence ATGAAATACAAGAAAATATTTTTTTCATTAAAAAAAATAATTATCATATTAAGCATTTTGATTATCACCTATTCATCCAAAGCAACAATACATATTGTAAAAGTTTGGGATGGATATGCCCAGTTTGTTAGTCATGCTAATTTCTCATCAGACATTAGCATTCAACTGGGTGATACTGTTCAATGGCTCCCGCTGGATGTTCCTTCTATGGTTCATACCATTACTTCAACAAATATTCCTGCAGGAGCAGCTACTTTTGATCAAATATGGCAAGCTCCTGCTGATACTTTTTTTCAATATGTCCCTACAGTTGCTGGACTATATGAGTATGAATGTACACCTCATGCAATTTCTTTTGGCATGGTCGGAACAATTACCGTATTAAGTAATTCAACATCAATAAAAGCCAATGATACTGAAAAAAGTGCTTTTCAATTTTATCCAAATCCAACTACAGGTTTAATTCATACGACAGAATCTCAGTCAGTATTTACCTATAATGTGTATGACTTAAGTGGAAAAATTCGCTTATCTGGTCAGACATTAAACGAAGTGAACATTTCTGATTTTAAAAATGGATTATACTTTCTTGAGATTGTTGGTGAGAAGCCTCAAATCATCCGAATTATAAAACATTAG